A region from the bacterium genome encodes:
- a CDS encoding DUF4397 domain-containing protein produces MNVTTKSLTMLLLLALGAFALTGCSDDDENPMTPDMGSGAMLRVVHASPDAPAVDIYAEGVSAPLLTDVSYTETSAWLDLAAGTYNIQLRAAGADPASAPAYETGDLTVPAGATITALAVGLLGSTDADARFRVIPLVEDWQDPGSGNAAVRLVHGSADAPAVAIDVGNDGTPEISGFARFADSGADGVPLPAGAALDVGIWAGSPLSRVTAFRTPALPEANIILVATGLVGERPRDADGFGLLAVGPAGTIGLIRQNPSVFVLHGSPDAPAVDVFVSGTDVELIDALAFGELSAPVQVAPGSYALDVKVAAGGATAATITTPELMAGERYLVVASGFVGGSQPGFTVLPLAEQFADDMDARVRVVHASPDAPAVDVGVVTADKAFTPLAPFSDLAFGAASEATGLSVGPAALTLGVAATGTIDPVATFDVTLSAGQQAFAVAAGSLTGTGEGFRLMLVDTTGFPWVTASVLPNGMN; encoded by the coding sequence ATGAACGTCACGACGAAGTCCCTGACGATGCTGCTGCTGCTGGCCCTGGGCGCCTTCGCCCTGACCGGCTGCAGCGACGACGACGAGAACCCGATGACGCCCGACATGGGGAGCGGCGCCATGCTGCGGGTGGTGCACGCCTCGCCCGACGCCCCGGCCGTGGACATCTACGCCGAGGGCGTGAGCGCCCCCCTGCTGACGGACGTGTCCTACACCGAGACAAGCGCCTGGCTCGATCTGGCCGCCGGAACCTACAACATCCAGCTGCGGGCGGCCGGCGCCGACCCGGCTTCCGCTCCCGCCTACGAGACGGGCGACCTGACCGTGCCGGCCGGTGCGACCATCACCGCCCTGGCGGTGGGCCTGCTCGGCAGCACCGACGCCGACGCCAGGTTCCGCGTGATTCCGCTGGTCGAGGACTGGCAGGACCCGGGCAGCGGCAACGCGGCCGTGCGCCTCGTGCACGGCTCGGCCGATGCGCCCGCCGTGGCCATCGACGTGGGCAACGACGGCACCCCCGAGATCAGCGGCTTCGCCCGCTTCGCCGACAGCGGCGCCGACGGTGTGCCCCTGCCCGCCGGGGCGGCCCTTGACGTGGGCATCTGGGCCGGCAGCCCGCTGTCCCGCGTGACTGCCTTCCGGACCCCCGCCCTGCCCGAGGCGAACATCATCCTGGTGGCGACGGGTCTGGTCGGCGAGCGGCCCCGCGACGCCGACGGTTTCGGTCTGCTCGCCGTCGGTCCCGCCGGCACCATCGGCCTGATCCGCCAGAACCCGAGCGTGTTCGTCCTGCACGGGTCGCCCGATGCGCCCGCGGTCGACGTGTTCGTGTCGGGCACCGACGTCGAGCTGATCGACGCGCTGGCGTTCGGCGAGCTCTCGGCGCCGGTGCAGGTCGCGCCGGGCAGCTACGCCCTCGACGTGAAGGTCGCCGCCGGTGGCGCCACCGCCGCGACGATCACCACGCCGGAGCTGATGGCCGGCGAGCGCTATCTGGTCGTGGCGAGCGGCTTCGTGGGGGGCAGCCAGCCCGGCTTCACGGTCCTGCCGCTGGCCGAGCAGTTCGCCGACGACATGGATGCCCGCGTGCGCGTGGTCCACGCCTCGCCGGACGCCCCGGCCGTCGATGTCGGGGTGGTCACGGCCGACAAGGCCTTCACGCCCCTGGCGCCCTTCTCGGACCTCGCCTTCGGCGCGGCTTCCGAGGCGACGGGGCTTTCGGTCGGTCCGGCCGCCTTGACCCTGGGCGTCGCCGCCACCGGCACGATCGACCCCGTCGCCACCTTCGACGTGACGCTGTCGGCGGGCCAGCAGGCCTTCGCCGTGGCCGCCGGCAGCCTCACCGGAACGGGCGAGGGGTTCCGCCTCATGCTCGTCGACACGACCGGCTTCCCGTGGGTGACCGCTTCGGTGCTGCCCAACGGGATGAACTAG
- a CDS encoding carotenoid 1,2-hydratase: MKRLLLPLLLVLAVAGAAPPAADPAWRAAAPGYAWSFPRDLFAHPAYKTEWWYITGHLDPADGGEPLGYQLTFFRVGVQPARPDSTGSAWRTDDLILAHAAVSDPRTGHRFSEVLRRPTPFLGGFGAPGDSVLAWCRAPAGTDARWQLSWRDGSFGLQVRDDRTGLAYDLVCTPSRGPVFHGDGGFSPKSGDGGAGSLYFSQTRMATTGTVRRGNAAVAVTGTSWLDREIFTSTLGTGQKGWDWLALQLDDGRDLMLYRLRDAAGATDYALGTLVAPDGTTTVLDAAAWRWTGGATWTSPHTGAEYPVAWRLQVPGAGLDLRLEAVLPDQENVSPRTGIHYWEGAMRVRDAGSGETRGRAFVELTGYGEGSRPPV; encoded by the coding sequence ATGAAGCGACTGTTGCTGCCCCTCCTGCTCGTGCTGGCCGTCGCCGGCGCCGCGCCTCCCGCCGCCGACCCGGCGTGGCGGGCCGCCGCACCCGGCTACGCGTGGTCGTTCCCCCGCGACCTCTTCGCCCACCCCGCCTACAAGACCGAATGGTGGTACATCACCGGCCATCTCGATCCGGCCGACGGCGGCGAGCCGCTCGGCTACCAGCTGACGTTCTTCCGCGTGGGCGTGCAGCCGGCCCGACCGGACAGCACCGGCTCGGCCTGGCGCACGGACGACCTGATCCTGGCCCACGCCGCCGTGAGCGATCCGCGGACGGGCCACCGATTCAGCGAAGTGCTGCGGCGCCCGACACCGTTCCTCGGCGGCTTCGGCGCGCCCGGCGATTCGGTGCTGGCCTGGTGCCGGGCCCCCGCAGGCACGGACGCGCGCTGGCAGCTGAGCTGGCGCGACGGCTCCTTCGGCCTGCAGGTGCGCGACGACCGCACCGGCCTGGCCTACGACCTGGTCTGCACACCGAGCCGCGGGCCGGTGTTCCACGGCGACGGCGGCTTCAGCCCCAAGAGCGGCGACGGGGGCGCCGGCAGCCTCTACTTCAGCCAGACCCGCATGGCCACGACGGGCACGGTCCGGCGCGGCAACGCCGCGGTGGCCGTGACCGGCACGAGCTGGCTCGACCGGGAGATCTTCACCTCGACCCTCGGCACCGGACAGAAGGGATGGGACTGGCTCGCCCTGCAGCTCGACGACGGCCGCGACCTGATGCTCTACCGCCTGCGGGACGCCGCGGGCGCCACCGACTACGCCCTGGGCACCCTCGTCGCCCCGGACGGCACGACCACGGTGCTCGACGCCGCCGCCTGGCGGTGGACCGGCGGCGCGACCTGGACCAGCCCCCACACCGGCGCCGAGTACCCCGTCGCCTGGCGGCTGCAGGTGCCCGGCGCGGGGCTCGACCTGCGCCTCGAGGCGGTGCTGCCGGACCAGGAGAACGTGTCGCCCCGGACGGGGATCCACTACTGGGAAGGGGCCATGCGGGTGCGCGATGCCGGCAGCGGGGAGACGCGCGGGCGCGCCTTCGTCGAGCTGACCGGCTACGGCGAAGGCAGCCGGCCGCCCGTGTGA
- a CDS encoding ABC transporter permease, with protein MIRFVWRSVQRQVRESRTLFLLTVFGVALGVASVVAIQTLNRGALQAFNGSVRAVSGQADLSVVGTVPAFAESLLAPVLADPDVQAAWPLCRVDVALVDDPAVLLDVVGADILAPVRFPFSAGADDTTAGRDPLAILRRPAWVAVTPDMARRHGWAVGDTLRVSSGSRTAGLVVGALVDFQRFEPLAPRSLAVMDIGGTQDLLARPGLIHQIDIQLRAGADALAVAPRLQERLGPGVRVLTPEQRGQDAAGLLRAFRLNLTALSLISVFVGLFLVLTSVQASLARRRREYGLLRCLGADPSATFRLIVLETGALGLLGVLGGVPLGYLVALRNLDTVSATLTSIYVLEGIDKLALPPGVVILGAAVGVLGAMAGAAYPAWEMSRRDTLRLLAPVSLHEDTGRLAGRLGLAAGLLAAAATAWFLGAGEATRWGGFVYGALMMVALPLLVPAVVRAAGRLARPRGMGPVLSLRNLVARLQTTSLAVAALAVTVSMLVGITLLVGSFRATLATWLDVTIRADVYVTTESWVRAGSEAFLDRPLIDALGARPDVAAVEEQRRLQVGTADGRHRIWLSGIRTAGLPGTELATRLPLLSGDADTVAARLDAGRVLIGEPLARKAGLATGDTLRLAGPRGPVALAVAGVAYDYTSEGGTAFLTMDALVRHFGDGPTNNAALFLAPGADVEAVVADLKAAHRGRPLVFRSNRDLRTEVMGIFDQTFAVTRTLQSLALLTAVCGVSLTLLVQSRQRTGELALLRTLGATRRQIFGLFMGEGAAMGALGLVMGLGGGVGLAALLILVVNRQWFGWTIRPDWPATALLEQAAVVMLATLAAAVAPALRAGLAGPSQLTRDDL; from the coding sequence GTGATCCGCTTCGTCTGGCGTTCGGTGCAGCGGCAGGTGCGCGAGTCGCGCACGCTCTTCCTGCTGACGGTCTTCGGTGTGGCCCTCGGCGTGGCGTCGGTGGTCGCCATCCAGACCCTGAACCGCGGTGCGTTGCAGGCCTTCAACGGCTCGGTGCGCGCGGTCAGCGGCCAGGCCGACCTGTCGGTGGTGGGCACGGTGCCCGCCTTCGCCGAGAGCCTGCTCGCGCCGGTGCTCGCCGACCCGGACGTGCAGGCGGCGTGGCCCCTGTGCCGGGTGGACGTGGCCCTGGTCGACGACCCGGCCGTGCTGCTGGACGTGGTCGGCGCCGACATCCTGGCCCCCGTCCGCTTCCCCTTTTCCGCCGGCGCGGACGACACGACGGCCGGGCGCGATCCCCTGGCGATCCTGCGGCGGCCCGCGTGGGTCGCCGTCACGCCCGACATGGCCCGCCGGCACGGCTGGGCGGTGGGCGACACCCTGCGGGTGAGCAGCGGCAGCCGCACCGCCGGGCTGGTGGTGGGCGCCCTCGTCGATTTCCAGCGCTTCGAGCCTCTCGCCCCCCGCAGCCTCGCGGTGATGGACATCGGCGGCACGCAGGATCTGCTCGCCCGACCCGGCCTGATCCACCAGATCGACATCCAGCTGCGCGCCGGCGCCGACGCCCTCGCCGTGGCGCCGCGCCTGCAGGAACGCCTCGGCCCCGGCGTGCGCGTGCTGACACCCGAGCAGCGCGGCCAGGACGCCGCCGGCCTGCTGCGCGCCTTCCGCCTGAACCTGACGGCCCTCAGCCTGATCAGCGTCTTCGTGGGCCTCTTCCTGGTGCTGACCAGCGTCCAGGCGTCCCTCGCCCGCCGCCGCCGCGAGTACGGCCTGCTGCGCTGCCTCGGCGCCGATCCGTCGGCCACCTTCCGCCTGATCGTGCTGGAGACCGGCGCGCTGGGGCTGCTCGGGGTGCTGGGCGGCGTGCCCCTGGGTTACCTCGTGGCCCTGCGCAACCTGGACACGGTCAGCGCCACCTTGACGAGCATCTACGTGCTCGAAGGCATCGACAAGCTGGCCCTGCCTCCCGGCGTGGTCATTCTCGGCGCGGCCGTCGGTGTGCTCGGCGCCATGGCCGGCGCCGCCTATCCCGCGTGGGAGATGTCGCGCCGCGACACGCTGCGCCTGCTGGCCCCGGTCTCGCTGCACGAGGACACCGGCCGCCTCGCCGGCCGCCTCGGACTCGCCGCCGGCCTGCTCGCCGCCGCCGCCACGGCCTGGTTCCTGGGCGCCGGCGAGGCCACGCGCTGGGGCGGCTTCGTGTACGGCGCCCTGATGATGGTGGCCCTGCCCCTGCTCGTGCCCGCGGTGGTGCGCGCCGCCGGCCGCCTGGCCCGCCCCCGGGGCATGGGGCCCGTGCTCAGCCTGCGCAACCTGGTGGCCCGTCTGCAGACCACGAGCCTGGCCGTGGCCGCCCTGGCCGTCACCGTGAGCATGCTGGTGGGCATCACCCTGCTGGTGGGCAGCTTCCGCGCGACGCTGGCCACCTGGCTCGACGTGACGATCCGCGCCGACGTGTACGTGACCACCGAGTCGTGGGTGCGCGCGGGCAGCGAGGCCTTCCTGGATCGCCCTCTCATCGACGCCCTCGGCGCCCGGCCAGACGTGGCCGCCGTCGAGGAGCAGCGCCGCCTGCAGGTGGGCACCGCCGACGGCCGGCACCGCATCTGGCTCAGCGGCATCCGCACCGCGGGCCTGCCGGGCACCGAACTGGCGACGCGGCTGCCGCTGCTGTCCGGCGACGCGGACACGGTCGCCGCCCGCCTCGACGCCGGCCGCGTGCTCATCGGCGAACCCCTGGCCCGCAAGGCCGGACTCGCCACCGGCGACACCCTGCGCCTGGCCGGGCCCCGCGGCCCGGTGGCCCTCGCGGTGGCCGGCGTGGCCTACGACTACACCAGCGAGGGCGGCACGGCCTTCCTGACCATGGACGCCCTGGTCCGCCACTTCGGCGACGGCCCCACCAACAACGCCGCCCTCTTCCTGGCCCCGGGCGCGGACGTCGAGGCGGTGGTGGCCGACCTCAAGGCCGCCCACCGGGGACGCCCGCTCGTGTTCCGTTCGAACCGCGACCTGCGCACCGAGGTCATGGGCATCTTCGACCAGACCTTCGCCGTCACGCGCACCCTGCAGAGCCTGGCCCTGCTGACCGCCGTGTGCGGCGTGTCGCTCACCCTGCTCGTGCAGTCGCGCCAGCGCACGGGCGAACTGGCCCTGCTGCGCACCCTGGGCGCCACCCGCCGCCAGATCTTCGGCCTCTTCATGGGCGAAGGCGCGGCCATGGGCGCCCTCGGCCTGGTCATGGGACTCGGCGGCGGCGTCGGTCTCGCGGCGCTGCTCATCCTGGTGGTCAACCGCCAGTGGTTCGGCTGGACGATCCGGCCCGACTGGCCGGCGACCGCCCTGCTCGAGCAGGCGGCGGTGGTGATGCTGGCCACCCTGGCCGCCGCCGTGGCGCCCGCCCTGCGGGCCGGCCTGGCCGGACCATCCCAACTGACGAGGGACGACCTGTGA
- a CDS encoding ABC transporter ATP-binding protein: MAAPVLRFDEVTMAFPAGEAGPRTVLRDVSFDLPAGRSVALVGRSGSGKSTLLHLAAGVSTPTAGRITLFGTDLTGCGESERTRVRGRHVGLVFQFFHLLPHLSVGENVALPAWVGGEGGRAVQDRARDLLERVGLGARHDDPVSRLSGGEQQRVALCRALLRRPGLVLADEPTGSLDEASGREVMALLHELVRDEGGTLLYVTHSTELAAGADEVWRLHDGRLARAGNAGP; this comes from the coding sequence ATGGCGGCGCCGGTGCTCCGCTTCGACGAGGTGACGATGGCGTTCCCCGCCGGCGAGGCGGGGCCGCGCACCGTGCTGCGCGACGTCTCGTTCGACCTGCCCGCGGGCCGCTCGGTGGCGCTGGTCGGGCGCAGCGGCAGCGGCAAGTCGACGCTGCTGCACCTGGCGGCGGGGGTGTCCACGCCCACCGCCGGCCGCATCACCCTCTTCGGCACCGACCTGACCGGTTGCGGCGAGAGCGAACGCACCCGGGTGCGCGGCCGCCACGTGGGCCTCGTGTTCCAGTTCTTCCACCTGCTGCCCCACCTGTCGGTGGGCGAGAACGTGGCCCTGCCCGCCTGGGTGGGCGGCGAGGGCGGCCGCGCCGTGCAGGACCGCGCCCGCGACCTGCTCGAGCGGGTCGGGCTCGGCGCGCGCCACGACGATCCGGTCTCGCGCCTGAGCGGCGGCGAACAGCAGCGGGTGGCCCTGTGCCGCGCCCTGCTGCGTCGGCCGGGCCTGGTCCTGGCCGACGAGCCCACCGGCAGCCTCGACGAGGCGAGCGGCCGCGAGGTCATGGCCCTGCTGCACGAACTGGTGCGCGACGAGGGCGGCACCCTGCTCTACGTGACCCACAGCACCGAGCTGGCGGCCGGCGCCGACGAGGTGTGGCGCCTGCACGACGGCCGTCTGGCCCGCGCCGGGAACGCCGGGCCGTGA
- a CDS encoding DUF1722 domain-containing protein — protein sequence MSPSDTPRPSSPRPEIRVGVSACLLGDEVRYDGGHARDRYVVGTLGEHFDLVRVCPEAEIGMGTPRETVRLAGDPEAPRMVAPGSGADWTDRMNRWAAGRARQLAGDDLCGFIFKKNSPSCGAFRVKVYRDQGMPIRQGRGLFAAAFAARHPLVPIEEEGRLTDPGLRENFIERVFALHRLRTLFAGRWTRGQVVDFHAAEKYLLMAHDPAALKRLGQLVAAVKQHDRAEFRDAYMAGFMAALARMATVKRHVNTLQHITGYLREHVSNAEQHRVLAVVEDYRAGLVPLIVPMTLVKHYIELHDVPYVNRQTYLNPHPRELMLRNHV from the coding sequence ATGAGCCCGTCCGACACCCCCCGTCCGTCGTCGCCGCGCCCGGAGATCCGGGTCGGCGTGAGCGCCTGCCTGCTGGGCGACGAGGTCCGCTACGACGGCGGCCACGCCCGCGACCGCTACGTGGTCGGCACCCTCGGCGAGCACTTCGACCTGGTGCGCGTGTGCCCCGAGGCGGAGATCGGCATGGGCACGCCGCGCGAGACGGTGCGCCTGGCCGGCGATCCGGAGGCGCCGCGCATGGTCGCCCCCGGCTCGGGCGCCGACTGGACCGATCGCATGAACCGCTGGGCCGCCGGTCGCGCGCGGCAGCTCGCCGGCGACGACCTCTGCGGCTTCATCTTCAAGAAGAACTCCCCCAGCTGCGGCGCCTTCCGCGTGAAGGTGTACCGGGACCAGGGCATGCCCATCCGGCAGGGCCGCGGGCTCTTCGCCGCCGCCTTCGCCGCGCGCCACCCGCTGGTGCCCATCGAGGAGGAGGGCCGCCTGACCGACCCGGGCCTGCGCGAGAACTTCATCGAGCGCGTCTTCGCCCTGCACCGGCTGCGCACCCTCTTCGCCGGGCGCTGGACCCGTGGCCAAGTGGTCGACTTCCACGCCGCCGAGAAGTACCTGCTGATGGCCCACGATCCGGCCGCCCTGAAGCGGCTCGGCCAGCTCGTAGCCGCCGTGAAGCAGCACGACCGCGCCGAGTTCCGCGACGCCTACATGGCCGGGTTCATGGCGGCCCTGGCGCGCATGGCCACGGTCAAGCGCCACGTCAACACCCTGCAGCACATCACGGGCTACCTGCGCGAGCACGTGTCCAACGCCGAGCAGCACCGGGTGCTGGCCGTCGTCGAGGACTACCGCGCCGGACTGGTGCCGCTCATCGTGCCGATGACCCTGGTGAAGCACTACATCGAACTGCACGACGTGCCCTACGTGAACCGCCAGACCTACCTGAACCCCCACCCGCGCGAGCTGATGCTGCGCAACCACGTCTGA